One Chitinivibrionales bacterium genomic window carries:
- a CDS encoding response regulator, protein MNTDQYSILIVDDDDTIRMVLSKFLRKKGYTIFEAPNGKIGLDMVARHHPHMVISDIQMPEMDGFALIRELQKNFPGIKRILMTGYDIDSYVDMIRQHNIGNVLPKGSDFNLNELSHYIHNLLTGEIFGLERYFPKETIKTNIACTHAQAQKICSTIVEHYPSKGAVFLEIAIDELISNAVFHGVLQMTNKSRSEWSDDYTLAKEDAVTISWANDDEKIGVAVEDPKGNLKKTDVLNWLDNRIDENILNENEHGRGFLLLRRLIDKFIVNIDPGKKTECIILNYFDRERKKSRKPLLIHEL, encoded by the coding sequence ATGAATACCGATCAATACAGCATTCTTATTGTGGATGATGATGATACTATTCGCATGGTATTGAGCAAGTTTCTTCGGAAGAAGGGCTATACAATATTTGAGGCGCCGAATGGCAAGATCGGCCTCGATATGGTTGCCAGACATCATCCGCATATGGTCATATCCGATATCCAGATGCCTGAAATGGATGGTTTTGCTCTTATCCGGGAACTCCAGAAGAATTTTCCCGGAATAAAAAGAATTCTTATGACCGGCTATGATATCGACAGTTATGTAGATATGATCAGACAACATAATATCGGGAATGTATTGCCGAAAGGAAGTGATTTCAATCTCAATGAGCTGTCGCACTATATTCACAATTTGCTTACCGGAGAAATTTTCGGCCTCGAAAGGTATTTTCCAAAAGAAACAATTAAAACGAATATTGCCTGTACCCATGCCCAGGCACAGAAAATATGCAGCACCATTGTCGAACATTATCCTTCAAAGGGTGCCGTGTTTCTGGAAATTGCCATCGATGAGTTAATTTCCAATGCTGTTTTCCATGGGGTATTGCAAATGACGAATAAATCGAGAAGTGAATGGAGTGATGATTATACCCTTGCAAAAGAAGACGCCGTTACGATATCCTGGGCCAATGATGATGAAAAAATCGGGGTTGCTGTGGAAGACCCCAAGGGGAACCTGAAGAAAACCGATGTACTCAACTGGCTGGATAACCGGATTGATGAGAATATTCTCAACGAAAATGAGCATGGAAGAGGGTTTCTTCTGCTCCGGCGGCTGATCGATAAATTTATTGTCAATATCGATCCCGGAAAAAAAACCGAATGTATCATTCTCAACTATTTCGATCGGGAGCGAAAAAAGTCCAGAAAACCGCTTCTTATCCATGAACTCTGA
- the tsaD gene encoding tRNA (adenosine(37)-N6)-threonylcarbamoyltransferase complex transferase subunit TsaD: MIILGIETSCDETSAALLDDETIIADEIYTQDIHSRYGGVVPEIASRAHLQKVGPLCRSVLDKGNMSVDKIDHLAVTDSPGLAGALLVGISYAQGIHIRHKIPVTGINHLEGHIQSIFLEHPSLSYPFLSLIISGGHTAIYRVDDFGSYYCLGETIDDAAGEAFDKVGTMLGFSYPAGRSIEQEANRAGEKKAVRFPVARLSTPGFDFSFSGLKTAVRNYLKGKDHEFIENHKDVICKGFQDAVIKSLVNQLSAASEQTGISRIVVAGGVACNGTLRKAIISRFGSTVFFPSPRFCTDNAAMIARAGLMRAKRNMVRYPRMAPSGGIGKVIQEISGNSKE, from the coding sequence ATGATCATTCTGGGAATCGAAACATCATGCGACGAAACATCCGCCGCTCTTCTCGACGATGAAACTATTATTGCCGATGAAATCTATACGCAGGATATTCATTCCCGTTACGGCGGCGTTGTTCCTGAAATCGCATCCCGCGCCCATCTTCAGAAAGTCGGTCCTCTGTGTCGTTCCGTTCTGGATAAGGGCAACATGTCGGTTGACAAAATCGACCACCTCGCAGTCACCGACAGCCCGGGGCTTGCCGGAGCACTTTTAGTTGGTATCAGCTATGCCCAAGGGATCCATATCCGGCACAAAATTCCGGTAACCGGTATAAATCATCTTGAAGGCCACATTCAATCGATTTTTCTGGAGCATCCCTCTCTCTCCTACCCCTTTTTGAGCCTGATCATCTCCGGCGGCCATACGGCGATATACCGCGTTGATGATTTCGGGTCCTATTATTGCCTTGGTGAGACTATCGATGATGCTGCGGGGGAAGCATTCGACAAAGTCGGCACCATGCTCGGCTTTTCCTATCCTGCCGGCCGCTCTATTGAGCAGGAAGCAAATAGAGCGGGAGAAAAAAAAGCGGTCCGGTTTCCGGTGGCACGGTTATCAACACCAGGCTTTGATTTCAGTTTCTCGGGCTTGAAAACCGCAGTACGTAATTATCTCAAGGGAAAAGATCATGAGTTTATCGAAAACCATAAAGATGTAATATGCAAGGGATTTCAGGATGCAGTTATCAAGTCGCTTGTTAATCAGCTTTCAGCCGCATCAGAGCAAACGGGAATCAGCCGGATCGTTGTTGCCGGGGGTGTTGCCTGCAATGGAACCCTTCGAAAAGCAATCATCTCCCGGTTCGGTAGCACCGTCTTCTTTCCTTCACCCCGCTTTTGTACCGATAATGCAGCGATGATTGCCCGGGCTGGACTCATGCGTGCCAAAAGAAATATGGTACGCTATCCCCGCATGGCGCCGTCTGGTGGAATCGGAAAAGTAATTCAGGAAATATCCGGAAACAGCAAGGAGTAA
- a CDS encoding pseudouridine synthase: MKKNNTGTRNKERQFSEEEPVRLNKYLAQCGLGSRRACDELIASGRIYLNGKRVKELGVRINPLKDKVSYKGKELTAVHTLEYWILHKPKGPLVTHHDPEGRETVFDYLKKQGKDLDRLNYVGRLDRNSEGLLLLTNDGSLIHGLTHPRYHIKKVYRIRINRKLSPEHAYQMVNEGVLSKNQELHAGEIKTAESPSKGQHWYEVVLYEGKNRQIRRMFEELGYTIVRLKRIQFGSLRLRTLPRGAFRQLTSREVAAMKSVGYRV; the protein is encoded by the coding sequence ATGAAAAAAAATAATACCGGAACCCGGAACAAAGAGCGGCAATTTTCCGAAGAGGAACCTGTTCGTCTGAACAAGTATCTGGCTCAGTGCGGTCTTGGCTCGCGGCGTGCCTGTGATGAACTCATCGCTTCAGGAAGAATCTATCTCAACGGAAAACGGGTAAAAGAACTCGGGGTACGAATCAATCCATTAAAAGACAAAGTCTCCTACAAAGGTAAAGAGCTTACCGCAGTACATACACTCGAATACTGGATTCTTCATAAGCCTAAAGGCCCCCTGGTGACTCATCATGACCCCGAGGGAAGAGAGACTGTTTTTGATTATCTGAAAAAGCAGGGAAAAGATCTGGACCGGCTTAATTATGTCGGTCGTCTCGACAGAAATTCGGAAGGTCTTCTGTTACTCACCAACGACGGCTCTCTTATTCATGGGCTGACCCATCCGCGATATCATATCAAAAAGGTCTATCGGATTAGAATAAACCGCAAACTTTCGCCTGAACACGCGTACCAGATGGTAAACGAAGGCGTACTCTCAAAAAACCAGGAACTACATGCCGGAGAGATAAAGACTGCAGAGAGTCCATCGAAAGGACAACACTGGTATGAAGTTGTTCTGTACGAAGGGAAAAACCGTCAGATCCGGAGAATGTTCGAAGAACTTGGATATACCATAGTCCGCCTTAAACGTATCCAGTTCGGCTCTCTCCGCCTTCGTACCCTGCCAAGAGGTGCATTCCGTCAGCTAACATCACGGGAGGT
- a CDS encoding DUF512 domain-containing protein, translated as MTLSCRGIIVKNVAPDSPASRAGLRKNDRIVAVDGHMIENDMDFGFYSSTDQGDITFVRKGKQFTCSFFREPGVFLGLDCYPQPLKRCPNKCLFCFIDQLPSGLRKSLYVKDEDYIHSFIHGNYITCAGLRDRDVKKISRLGLSPLYISVHATDPAVRNRLLGNRKAPDIRTQLRIFEEEGVAFHTQIVVCPGINDGSVLTKTIADLMEFDESLLSIAVVPVGLTKYHKNNLTLFTPQKARRVCEGIKEISDYHRAHEGFRRIFCADEFFLLGGVPLPKRSYYEDYPQIENGIGLVNQLLEEWGRVKKTGLNSRGSHKKNGSPKRIALITSLLAAPFLQDIAGTIEQAIGSVLLDVVPVVNNFFGSSVTVAGLLSASDIIRAVKNMDSPVDYIIVPDIIFNTEGYTLDSYSLQRMERTAGVPFKSVDSVTELVEWITLSRYEKK; from the coding sequence ATGACTTTATCATGCAGGGGAATAATTGTCAAGAATGTGGCTCCCGACTCACCGGCTTCCCGTGCCGGTCTGCGGAAAAATGACCGTATCGTTGCCGTTGACGGCCACATGATTGAGAATGACATGGATTTCGGCTTTTATTCCTCAACCGACCAGGGTGATATTACCTTCGTTCGAAAGGGAAAGCAATTCACCTGCTCTTTCTTCCGGGAGCCGGGTGTTTTTCTGGGGCTCGACTGCTATCCTCAGCCCCTGAAACGGTGCCCGAATAAGTGCCTGTTCTGTTTTATCGACCAGCTCCCATCCGGACTGCGGAAATCGTTGTATGTTAAAGACGAAGACTATATCCATTCTTTTATTCACGGCAACTATATTACCTGTGCAGGACTGCGGGACCGGGATGTCAAAAAAATTTCCCGTCTCGGTCTTTCGCCACTCTATATCTCTGTTCATGCAACCGATCCCGCAGTACGAAACCGTCTTCTGGGCAATCGCAAGGCTCCCGATATCCGGACCCAGCTCCGGATTTTTGAAGAGGAAGGTGTCGCTTTTCATACTCAGATTGTTGTCTGCCCCGGTATCAATGACGGCAGTGTCTTGACAAAAACAATTGCAGACCTCATGGAATTTGATGAAAGTCTTCTTTCTATCGCTGTCGTTCCGGTTGGGTTAACAAAATACCATAAAAATAATCTTACCCTCTTTACTCCCCAAAAGGCTCGTCGGGTATGCGAAGGAATCAAAGAAATAAGCGATTATCATAGAGCGCATGAGGGGTTCCGGCGAATATTTTGTGCCGATGAATTTTTCCTGCTGGGCGGTGTTCCTCTCCCGAAACGATCCTACTATGAAGACTATCCTCAAATTGAAAACGGTATCGGACTGGTCAACCAGCTGCTCGAAGAGTGGGGGAGAGTAAAAAAAACAGGTTTGAATAGTAGGGGAAGCCATAAAAAGAACGGCTCGCCCAAACGAATTGCCCTGATTACATCACTTCTTGCCGCACCCTTTCTACAGGATATTGCCGGGACTATCGAACAGGCAATCGGGAGTGTCCTTTTGGATGTTGTACCTGTTGTCAACAATTTTTTCGGTTCCTCGGTGACTGTCGCCGGTCTGCTTAGCGCATCGGATATTATCAGGGCCGTAAAAAATATGGATTCTCCGGTTGATTATATTATTGTTCCCGATATCATATTTAATACTGAAGGATATACGCTGGACAGCTATTCACTACAAAGAATGGAGCGGACGGCAGGGGTACCTTTCAAATCGGTCGATTCGGTTACCGAGCTGGTAGAATGGATTACTTTATCGCGTTATGAAAAAAAATAA
- a CDS encoding response regulator: MRCMLKILIIDDDVAACQVLKESFARLGFKSKNVVTAEEGIEILKKEKFDVVFAALSARINGGRSVARWIKNNNLDTYCFITTSWKGELETELLRNDGVHKVIHKPLTYNQIKAVLGESFLLPDTSKIVIPKNILHKNDKSQE, from the coding sequence ATGAGGTGTATGCTGAAGATACTTATTATAGACGACGATGTTGCTGCATGTCAGGTTCTGAAAGAGAGCTTTGCCCGTCTTGGGTTCAAAAGCAAAAATGTGGTGACTGCTGAAGAGGGCATTGAAATACTTAAAAAAGAGAAATTTGATGTGGTTTTTGCCGCTCTTTCAGCCCGTATAAACGGGGGAAGAAGCGTTGCTCGATGGATCAAAAATAATAACCTCGATACCTACTGCTTTATTACAACAAGTTGGAAAGGCGAACTCGAAACCGAGCTGCTCAGAAATGACGGTGTCCATAAAGTTATTCATAAGCCTCTGACTTATAACCAGATAAAAGCGGTACTGGGAGAATCCTTCCTCTTACCCGACACATCAAAAATTGTAATTCCTAAAAACATATTACACAAAAATGATAAATCTCAAGAATAA